From a single Cyclobacterium marinum DSM 745 genomic region:
- a CDS encoding mechanosensitive ion channel family protein, translated as MEINKYYEILTQKLIGWLELLVKMLPNFVVAVLVLIAFVFVARLVKNISDRFLDKAIKNNSLSSIISKVIYIIVITIGVFTALSFLNLDKTVSSLLAGAGIIGLALGFAFQDIATNFIAGFFMAIKRPFKIGQVIHCEGYSGIIKHIGIRTTELTSFQGQEVIIPNKMLFQNPLVNDSENTYKRIDLNVGVSYGEDLERVRAIAIASVENIPNINKRKDIDLVYLAFGSSSIDFRIMIWVAFKSQLEFLKSQSEAIIAIKKAFDKEDIMIPFPIRTLDFGIKGGEKLNEVFPQEKMQVNFSDQSKEKPKEG; from the coding sequence ATGGAAATTAATAAATATTACGAAATCCTTACTCAAAAATTAATTGGATGGTTAGAGCTTCTGGTTAAAATGCTTCCCAACTTTGTGGTGGCAGTATTGGTACTTATTGCATTTGTGTTTGTCGCTAGGTTAGTCAAAAATATAAGTGATAGATTTCTTGACAAGGCAATAAAGAATAATTCACTTTCTTCTATAATTTCAAAAGTCATCTATATTATCGTCATCACGATAGGAGTTTTTACAGCTTTGAGTTTCCTTAATCTTGACAAGACTGTTTCTTCATTGCTTGCCGGTGCAGGTATTATTGGTTTGGCATTGGGTTTTGCCTTTCAAGATATTGCTACCAATTTTATTGCCGGGTTTTTTATGGCCATTAAACGCCCATTTAAGATTGGACAGGTGATACATTGTGAAGGGTATAGTGGTATTATAAAACATATCGGGATACGCACCACAGAATTAACTTCATTCCAAGGGCAAGAGGTTATTATTCCTAACAAAATGTTGTTTCAGAATCCTTTGGTTAATGACTCCGAGAATACCTATAAAAGAATAGATTTAAATGTTGGGGTATCTTACGGCGAAGATTTGGAGCGGGTGAGAGCTATTGCCATAGCTTCTGTAGAAAACATTCCAAATATTAATAAAAGGAAAGACATTGATCTTGTTTATTTGGCCTTTGGGAGTAGTTCTATTGACTTTAGAATAATGATTTGGGTTGCATTTAAAAGTCAACTGGAGTTTTTAAAAAGTCAAAGTGAAGCAATTATTGCGATAAAAAAAGCATTTGATAAGGAAGATATTATGATTCCTTTCCCAATCCGTACATTGGACTTCGGAATCAAAGGTGGTGAAAAATTGAATGAGGTTTTTCCTCAAGAAAAGATGCAAGTAAATTTTAGCGATCAAAGCAAGGAAAAGCCAAAAGAAGGTTAA
- a CDS encoding NRAMP family divalent metal transporter, with amino-acid sequence MKLNKFLKTLGPGILFASTAIGVSHLVQSTRAGAEYGFGLVGFIIAANLFKWPFFEFGSRYAAATGESLIDGYQKISPWFSRLFLGINLLSMFFVNAAVTFVAAGFLQNLLNIELSPSYFYLPSILLLLISFLFLALGRYSLLDSGIKVIGSFMFLSTLLAFFIALYNGPKVPIKDFSIFTELTPQSFPFVIGLMGWMPTAIDASTWNSLWTIARRKQSGYAPTVKESVFEFNFSYWISSALSICFVVLGAFLLFNTGEILPDNNVSFATGVVNLYATQLGSWAFMIIAAAGFSIMLGTCIGAMDGYARSTARVIAVMNKRQEKSADYLVWLTLITLGAMLVIGFFMASFNQLIGLATTISFLIAPIIAILNYKLIFSQHLTKTQQPGNWMRWLSLAGIGFLFLFSLVFIYFNWFK; translated from the coding sequence TTGAAGCTCAACAAATTTTTAAAAACACTAGGTCCGGGAATTCTCTTTGCCAGCACAGCTATTGGCGTTTCTCACTTGGTGCAAAGCACCCGAGCGGGGGCAGAATATGGCTTTGGCTTGGTGGGATTTATTATTGCAGCAAACCTATTTAAGTGGCCTTTCTTCGAATTTGGCTCCAGGTATGCAGCAGCCACCGGAGAATCCTTAATAGACGGATATCAAAAAATCAGCCCTTGGTTTTCTCGCTTGTTCCTAGGAATAAACTTGCTTTCCATGTTTTTTGTTAATGCTGCTGTTACTTTTGTAGCCGCAGGTTTTTTACAAAATTTATTGAACATAGAGCTGTCACCAAGCTATTTCTACCTCCCTTCAATCCTATTGTTGCTGATCTCTTTTCTTTTCCTTGCTTTGGGAAGGTATTCTCTGCTCGATTCAGGCATCAAAGTCATTGGCAGCTTTATGTTTTTGAGCACACTGTTGGCATTCTTTATAGCACTATATAATGGTCCCAAAGTCCCTATAAAAGATTTTTCAATTTTCACCGAATTGACACCGCAATCCTTTCCTTTTGTAATTGGATTAATGGGCTGGATGCCCACAGCTATAGATGCTTCCACATGGAATAGCCTTTGGACAATCGCTCGGAGAAAACAAAGTGGCTACGCCCCGACCGTTAAAGAATCTGTTTTTGAATTCAATTTTAGCTATTGGATTTCTTCTGCGCTCTCCATTTGCTTTGTGGTATTGGGAGCCTTTTTGCTTTTCAATACCGGAGAAATACTACCGGACAATAATGTTTCTTTTGCCACAGGAGTAGTAAATTTATACGCAACTCAATTGGGCTCATGGGCATTTATGATAATCGCAGCCGCAGGTTTTTCCATAATGCTAGGCACCTGCATTGGAGCCATGGATGGCTACGCCCGTTCCACAGCCAGGGTAATCGCAGTAATGAATAAAAGGCAAGAAAAAAGCGCTGACTACCTAGTGTGGTTAACATTGATAACCCTTGGTGCAATGCTGGTGATCGGCTTTTTCATGGCCTCATTTAATCAGCTTATAGGTTTGGCCACAACCATATCTTTCCTTATTGCACCTATCATTGCCATTCTTAATTACAAATTGATATTTAGCCAACACCTAACTAAGACCCAACAACCGGGAAATTGGATGCGTTGGCTCTCCCTTGCCGGTATTGGCTTTCTGTTTCTGTTTTCTTTGGTGTTTATTTATTTCAATTGGTTCAAATAG
- a CDS encoding efflux RND transporter periplasmic adaptor subunit: MKRKLIIIGVSIAVLFGGFTLSNILKESKKPPLKNKGVFTATVFAETIKNSTIPLDFTATGSLEAKNRVEIYAEVQGVMISPIGSFKEGASYKKGKPLVAIESDVYRASLMSQKSSLQNLVTSALADLRLDYASSFDKWNDFLKQIDVNNPLPPLPEYESNKEKMFITGRNIYSTYYNVRNMELTLAKYNITAPFDGVLVEALVTPGSLIRPGQKLGEFIQPTVFEIEAPVSASMIGFLKIGQKVTVTSTNNDSKKWIGEIVRINRLVNSETQTTNVYVQVKGDGLEEGMYVKTNIMATEVENAYELSRSVIFDKNQVFVVEDSILVQKTIEPLFYKEKSVVISGLKDGEHVLSKLPTGAYPGMKVTIYTEQ; encoded by the coding sequence ATGAAAAGAAAACTAATCATTATTGGCGTAAGTATTGCGGTTTTGTTTGGAGGGTTTACCTTGTCTAATATTCTGAAAGAAAGCAAAAAGCCACCTTTAAAAAACAAAGGTGTTTTCACCGCTACAGTATTTGCAGAAACCATAAAAAATTCCACCATACCTTTGGATTTTACTGCTACAGGAAGTTTGGAGGCCAAAAATAGAGTTGAGATTTACGCAGAAGTGCAAGGTGTGATGATATCTCCTATAGGAAGTTTTAAGGAGGGAGCCAGCTACAAAAAAGGTAAACCTTTAGTTGCTATAGAATCCGATGTTTACCGAGCAAGCTTAATGTCCCAGAAAAGCAGTCTTCAGAATTTGGTAACTTCTGCCCTTGCTGACCTTCGATTAGATTACGCTTCATCATTTGATAAATGGAATGATTTCCTAAAACAAATTGATGTGAATAACCCATTGCCCCCTCTTCCGGAATATGAATCCAATAAGGAAAAAATGTTCATTACGGGGCGAAACATTTACTCTACCTATTACAATGTTAGGAATATGGAGTTGACATTGGCCAAATACAATATTACGGCGCCATTTGATGGGGTATTAGTGGAGGCTTTGGTGACTCCGGGATCATTGATTAGACCCGGACAAAAGTTGGGAGAATTTATTCAGCCTACAGTTTTTGAAATTGAAGCACCGGTTAGTGCTAGTATGATTGGTTTTTTAAAGATTGGTCAAAAGGTAACGGTGACTTCCACGAATAATGATTCCAAAAAATGGATTGGAGAAATTGTCCGAATCAACAGACTAGTCAATAGTGAAACTCAAACTACAAATGTCTATGTGCAGGTGAAAGGTGATGGCTTGGAAGAAGGCATGTATGTGAAGACAAATATAATGGCTACAGAGGTTGAAAACGCATATGAATTAAGCAGAAGCGTGATTTTTGATAAGAATCAGGTCTTTGTAGTTGAGGATTCAATACTTGTCCAAAAAACAATTGAACCATTGTTTTATAAGGAAAAATCGGTGGTGATAAGCGGCTTAAAGGATGGTGAGCATGTGCTTTCCAAGTTACCTACAGGAGCTTACCCGGGCATGAAAGTTACTATCTACACGGAGCAATAA
- a CDS encoding Ppx/GppA phosphatase family protein, with protein sequence MKKKAAVIDMGTNTFHLLMIAFDNNGFEVIYQEKVPVKIGQGGINQNIILPEAEKRGLHTLSHFKNLINGEGISRIFAFATSAVRNADNGYAFIQKIKQQTGIKAQVIDGEREAELIYKGIRLSACLNSDNALMMDIGGGSVEFIIGNAHEIHWKGSFEIGGQRLLDMFHYHDPILPEEVEKLSSYLSEKLAPLIEAIKRYSPQQLIGASGTFDTLTDMYLASEGKKKDRKIIRHILPVAAFETIASDLLLLDKAHRLKIPGMIPMRVDMIVVASCLIRFITQFIPTHQLICSTYSLKEGAVSEAMAKAEEIKNTSLTPTQ encoded by the coding sequence ATGAAAAAAAAGGCGGCAGTCATCGACATGGGTACCAATACCTTTCATTTGCTAATGATAGCATTTGACAACAATGGGTTTGAGGTAATTTACCAAGAAAAGGTTCCTGTGAAAATTGGGCAGGGAGGCATCAATCAAAACATCATCCTTCCCGAAGCAGAAAAACGTGGACTGCACACCCTAAGCCATTTTAAAAACCTAATAAATGGCGAAGGCATTTCCCGAATTTTTGCATTTGCTACAAGTGCGGTAAGAAACGCAGACAATGGCTACGCTTTCATCCAGAAAATTAAACAGCAGACCGGAATAAAAGCCCAAGTTATAGATGGCGAAAGGGAGGCTGAACTAATCTACAAAGGTATCCGACTTAGTGCTTGTCTTAATTCAGACAATGCTTTAATGATGGATATCGGAGGAGGTTCTGTTGAATTCATTATTGGGAATGCACATGAAATCCATTGGAAAGGCAGTTTTGAAATAGGTGGCCAGAGGTTATTGGACATGTTTCATTACCATGACCCTATCCTTCCCGAAGAAGTGGAAAAACTATCCTCCTACCTTTCAGAAAAGTTAGCTCCACTGATAGAAGCCATCAAAAGATATTCCCCTCAACAACTGATAGGAGCTTCCGGTACCTTCGATACTCTAACGGACATGTATTTGGCATCTGAAGGGAAGAAAAAAGACAGAAAAATAATTCGCCATATATTGCCGGTTGCTGCATTTGAAACCATTGCGTCAGACCTGCTATTGCTTGACAAAGCTCATCGACTTAAAATCCCCGGAATGATTCCCATGAGAGTTGACATGATTGTGGTAGCTTCCTGTTTGATTCGCTTTATCACACAATTCATTCCTACGCATCAGTTGATTTGTTCAACTTACTCCTTGAAAGAAGGGGCTGTTTCAGAAGCCATGGCCAAAGCGGAAGAAATCAAAAACACCAGCCTTACACCCACACAATAA
- a CDS encoding MarR family winged helix-turn-helix transcriptional regulator codes for MEKDCTTYITEYGILPWLGKTMKWVDIHINTSLKKEGVDLTKKQMLVLKALSMKGPLPQNDLAFITERDKASLARFVNTLEKKNLVARIPSTTDKRINMVHLTKHGEMVFQSTVPIFRKLVLQIQENIPEEELEQVARTLEKIKGNIENLKSGCNSN; via the coding sequence ATGGAGAAGGATTGTACGACCTATATTACTGAATACGGCATTTTGCCGTGGTTAGGAAAAACAATGAAATGGGTAGATATTCACATTAATACAAGTCTGAAAAAGGAAGGGGTAGATTTGACAAAAAAGCAGATGCTTGTGTTAAAAGCATTGTCCATGAAGGGGCCTTTGCCTCAGAATGATTTGGCTTTTATTACAGAAAGAGACAAAGCTTCGTTGGCTAGATTTGTCAATACCTTGGAAAAGAAGAATCTTGTAGCGAGAATACCTTCTACTACAGATAAGAGGATAAACATGGTTCACCTTACCAAACATGGTGAGATGGTGTTTCAGAGTACTGTTCCGATATTTAGAAAATTGGTATTACAGATCCAGGAAAACATCCCTGAAGAGGAGCTCGAACAGGTTGCAAGAACTTTAGAGAAAATTAAAGGAAATATAGAAAATCTAAAAAGTGGTTGCAATAGCAACTAG
- a CDS encoding efflux RND transporter permease subunit translates to MKSIITHFIKFPVAVNVIILAVVVLGVFGMLSLKSSFFPLQDSKFIDITINYPGASPQEMEEGVVLKIEDNLRGIVGIDRFTSASSENTASISIEAIKGYDIDILLADVKNAVDKVPSFPAEMEPPVVAKNENLNVSIELALSGENIPLKTLKTIGREIENDLRGIDGISQLTIAGYPDEEITVSVNEEVLRSYNLTFSDVASAVANNNILVTGGAIKTEAEDYLIRVNNRSYYGKELNNIILKTEENGAIVTLGDVAVTEDAWSETPDRSYFDNQPSISFTISTTNNEDLIEAAEKATIYANEFNETHNNIQLNITNDRSQIVVERTELLLVNGIQGIALVLFFLSLFLRPRLAAWVAFGIPISFMGMFMVASYFDITINVLSLFGMIIVIGILVDDGIVIAENIFHHYEQGKSRVQAAIDGTTEVLPAITSAIITTLVAFSTFFYLDGRLGEFFGEVSIVVILTLTFSLFEALVILPAHVAHSKALSSDQKEYWFNTKATTFLNYLRDKFYSPVLHFFMENKVLGFSILIALFVITTGAIQGGIIRTTFFPVIASDQVNVTLKMPQGINPDVTDSIITQIEKVALEVNKEYTAKQTGGVEVFQSIIKRIGPGTANASLKINLLPGENRDFTASEIAGSIAQAAGEHPSAESLTFDAGSSFGGKPVSVSLLSYNIEELKAAKLELKEKIKENSLLRDISDNDPAGINEINIELKDKAYVLGFTLNDVIGQVRAGFNGLQVQRFQRGQDEIIVWVRYEREGRSSILNLDNMHIVSASGNRVPLSEIATYYIARGEITINHLDGKREIKVEADLKDPKDSSSDIIADIRDNVMPEIMAKYPTVSALYEGQNREAGKVTASASKVFPIIIFLILVIIAFTFRSYLQPILLLVMIPFSLIGVAWGHWLHDFPINMLSLLGIIALIGIVVNDGLVLISKFNNFLQEGLDFDEALIQAGKSRFRAIFLTSVTTIAGLSPLILEKSRQAQFLIPMAIAIAYGIAIATVLTLIMLPMLLSVGNALKVYTIWLWEGVKPSKESVEPAVEELHENEESTQNA, encoded by the coding sequence ATGAAGTCGATTATCACACATTTTATTAAATTCCCTGTGGCTGTAAATGTCATTATCCTGGCGGTAGTGGTGCTTGGAGTCTTTGGGATGTTGTCCTTGAAATCCAGTTTTTTCCCCTTACAGGATTCTAAATTTATTGACATTACAATCAATTATCCCGGTGCATCTCCACAAGAAATGGAAGAAGGAGTTGTTCTTAAAATCGAAGACAATTTACGTGGAATCGTGGGGATAGACCGTTTTACGTCGGCCTCCTCAGAAAATACCGCAAGCATTTCTATTGAGGCTATCAAAGGTTATGATATAGATATATTACTAGCTGATGTAAAGAATGCCGTAGATAAAGTGCCTTCTTTTCCTGCAGAAATGGAGCCACCGGTAGTAGCCAAAAATGAAAATCTAAATGTTTCCATAGAGTTGGCTTTAAGTGGAGAAAATATCCCTTTAAAAACCCTTAAAACAATAGGAAGAGAAATAGAGAATGACTTGCGTGGTATTGATGGAATTTCTCAGTTGACAATTGCCGGCTATCCCGATGAAGAAATTACCGTTTCTGTAAATGAGGAAGTTTTGCGGTCTTATAATTTGACTTTTAGTGATGTTGCCAGTGCAGTGGCCAATAATAACATATTGGTTACAGGTGGTGCCATTAAAACTGAGGCGGAGGATTACTTGATACGTGTAAATAATCGATCTTATTATGGGAAAGAGCTCAATAACATCATTTTAAAAACCGAAGAGAATGGGGCCATTGTCACATTAGGTGATGTGGCAGTTACGGAAGATGCTTGGTCTGAAACCCCAGATAGAAGTTATTTCGATAATCAACCTTCCATATCATTTACCATAAGCACAACAAACAACGAAGATTTAATTGAAGCAGCAGAGAAGGCAACTATCTATGCCAATGAATTCAATGAAACGCACAACAACATTCAGCTGAATATTACCAATGACAGATCTCAAATAGTTGTAGAACGTACGGAGCTTTTATTGGTCAATGGCATTCAAGGGATTGCATTGGTATTGTTTTTTCTTTCCTTGTTTTTGCGTCCCAGATTGGCCGCTTGGGTGGCTTTTGGTATTCCTATTTCTTTTATGGGGATGTTTATGGTTGCATCATATTTTGATATTACGATAAATGTACTTTCTCTATTTGGGATGATTATTGTGATTGGGATTTTGGTTGATGATGGCATCGTGATAGCTGAAAATATTTTCCATCACTATGAACAGGGGAAATCTCGAGTGCAGGCAGCCATAGATGGGACCACGGAAGTTTTACCGGCCATTACTTCGGCCATTATTACCACACTAGTCGCCTTTTCAACGTTCTTTTATCTGGATGGCCGGTTAGGAGAGTTTTTTGGAGAGGTATCCATAGTGGTGATTTTAACGCTAACCTTTTCACTATTTGAAGCCTTGGTAATTCTACCTGCTCATGTGGCGCATTCCAAGGCGCTTTCCAGTGATCAGAAAGAATATTGGTTTAATACAAAGGCCACGACATTTTTGAATTATTTGAGGGATAAGTTCTATAGCCCGGTGCTTCATTTTTTTATGGAGAATAAGGTTTTGGGTTTTTCCATCCTTATCGCCTTGTTTGTGATCACTACCGGAGCCATCCAAGGGGGGATTATAAGAACTACCTTTTTTCCCGTAATTGCTTCAGACCAGGTCAATGTTACCTTAAAAATGCCACAAGGGATTAATCCTGACGTGACAGATTCCATAATTACACAAATAGAAAAGGTAGCCTTAGAGGTCAATAAAGAATACACCGCAAAGCAGACGGGGGGTGTTGAAGTATTTCAAAGCATCATCAAAAGAATTGGCCCCGGAACAGCCAATGCTTCATTAAAAATAAATTTACTACCCGGTGAGAATCGGGACTTTACGGCTTCTGAAATAGCAGGGTCAATTGCTCAAGCTGCCGGGGAGCACCCTTCTGCGGAGAGTTTAACGTTTGATGCAGGGTCTAGTTTTGGAGGAAAACCTGTTTCTGTATCTTTATTAAGTTATAATATAGAAGAGTTAAAAGCAGCCAAATTAGAACTTAAGGAAAAGATAAAGGAAAACAGCCTATTGCGTGACATAAGTGATAATGATCCCGCAGGGATCAATGAGATTAATATTGAGTTAAAGGACAAAGCTTATGTTTTGGGTTTCACTTTAAATGATGTAATAGGGCAGGTACGGGCTGGTTTTAATGGTTTACAGGTGCAAAGGTTTCAGCGTGGACAAGATGAAATAATTGTTTGGGTCCGCTATGAAAGAGAAGGGCGTTCCTCTATTTTGAACCTGGACAATATGCACATTGTAAGTGCCTCAGGGAATCGTGTTCCATTAAGTGAAATTGCAACTTATTATATTGCTCGTGGAGAGATTACTATCAATCACTTGGATGGAAAACGAGAGATAAAAGTGGAGGCCGATTTAAAAGATCCAAAGGATAGCTCTTCAGATATTATAGCAGATATAAGGGACAATGTAATGCCTGAGATCATGGCCAAATACCCGACTGTTTCAGCTTTGTATGAAGGACAAAATCGTGAGGCCGGAAAGGTGACTGCTTCTGCCAGTAAGGTTTTCCCGATTATCATCTTTTTAATATTAGTCATCATCGCCTTTACTTTTCGTTCTTATTTGCAGCCAATATTGCTCTTGGTTATGATACCCTTCAGTTTGATTGGTGTGGCTTGGGGACATTGGTTGCATGATTTTCCTATTAATATGTTGTCCCTACTGGGTATCATTGCCCTAATTGGTATAGTGGTCAATGACGGTTTGGTACTAATTAGTAAGTTTAACAATTTCTTGCAAGAAGGTCTTGACTTTGATGAAGCTTTAATTCAGGCCGGAAAATCCAGATTTCGTGCCATATTCTTAACATCTGTGACGACAATAGCCGGCCTCTCACCGCTGATATTGGAGAAAAGCCGGCAGGCTCAATTTCTAATTCCAATGGCAATTGCCATTGCTTACGGAATTGCCATCGCTACAGTGCTAACCCTAATTATGCTACCGATGTTGTTGTCTGTTGGCAATGCTTTAAAAGTGTATACAATTTGGCTATGGGAAGGTGTCAAGCCATCAAAAGAATCAGTGGAGCCTGCAGTGGAGGAACTGCATGAAAATGAAGAATCAACGCAGAATGCTTAA
- a CDS encoding lipocalin family protein: MKTKSLIFSLLTIMFMMGLLSCATIPKGAVAVQPFEKEKYLGKWFEIARMDFKFEKNLNNTTATYSVNDNGTIKVDNRGYNTKKEEWVQATGKAKFVENENVAKLKVSFFEPFYSGYNVIAIDKGYQYALVAGKSLKYLWILSREKEIPADTKEKYLKIAEDIGYETSDLLWVEHDKIK; the protein is encoded by the coding sequence ATGAAAACCAAATCCTTAATTTTCTCACTATTGACAATAATGTTTATGATGGGACTTTTATCTTGTGCTACGATTCCTAAAGGTGCTGTAGCGGTCCAACCTTTTGAAAAGGAAAAGTATTTAGGTAAATGGTTTGAAATAGCCAGAATGGATTTCAAATTTGAAAAGAATCTAAATAATACCACAGCTACCTATTCTGTCAATGACAATGGGACGATTAAAGTGGATAACCGAGGTTACAATACCAAAAAAGAGGAATGGGTTCAAGCAACTGGTAAGGCGAAATTTGTTGAGAATGAGAATGTAGCAAAACTTAAGGTTTCTTTTTTCGAGCCTTTTTATTCCGGTTATAATGTAATTGCAATAGACAAAGGTTACCAATATGCTTTGGTTGCCGGAAAAAGTCTAAAGTATTTATGGATCCTTTCTCGGGAGAAGGAAATACCAGCTGATACCAAAGAAAAGTACCTAAAGATTGCTGAAGATATTGGCTATGAGACCTCAGACCTCCTTTGGGTTGAGCATGACAAAATAAAATAA
- a CDS encoding Ldh family oxidoreductase, with amino-acid sequence MNFPHQQLEKFTIAVLQKIGCPEADAKTAAKVLLSADLRGVDSHGVARLSGYVRLWEAGRINPTPNIRVVHETPSTAVIDGDAGLGLVVAPFAMKVAIEKAKTAGTGWVSVKNSNHYGIAGIHAMEALKHDMVGISLTNASPLVSPTFSKERLLGTNPISVAIPANEQPPFVLDMATTTAANGKLEILQRKKEQAPEGWIQDKDGQSTRDPLGVKDGGALLPLGGDREHGSQKGYGLGAVVDIFSAVLSGANYGPWVPPFVAFLDPHPNPVGEGLGHFFGAMRVDAFRPADDFKNHMDNWISRFRNATPVEGQEKVLIPGDPERELEQERKVNGIPLLNAVVEDLQALGDKLDVNL; translated from the coding sequence ATGAATTTTCCCCACCAACAATTAGAAAAATTTACCATTGCTGTATTACAAAAAATAGGATGTCCTGAGGCAGATGCCAAAACCGCCGCAAAAGTTTTGCTATCTGCAGATCTAAGGGGGGTGGATTCCCATGGCGTAGCCCGATTGTCAGGATATGTTAGACTTTGGGAAGCAGGACGGATCAACCCTACACCTAATATTAGAGTAGTCCACGAAACCCCCAGTACAGCTGTGATTGATGGGGATGCGGGTTTAGGTCTAGTGGTCGCTCCTTTTGCCATGAAAGTAGCTATCGAAAAAGCTAAAACAGCAGGAACCGGATGGGTATCCGTAAAAAACTCCAACCATTATGGGATAGCAGGTATTCATGCCATGGAGGCTTTAAAACACGATATGGTTGGCATTTCACTAACGAATGCAAGCCCATTAGTAAGCCCTACATTCTCTAAAGAACGTCTTTTAGGAACCAATCCTATATCGGTAGCCATTCCCGCAAATGAGCAGCCCCCATTTGTTTTGGACATGGCAACAACTACCGCCGCCAATGGTAAACTGGAAATCCTACAAAGAAAAAAAGAACAAGCCCCTGAAGGATGGATTCAAGACAAAGATGGACAATCGACAAGAGATCCATTAGGAGTAAAAGATGGTGGTGCACTTTTGCCCCTTGGAGGGGATAGAGAACATGGTTCCCAGAAGGGGTATGGTTTGGGAGCTGTAGTTGACATCTTTTCCGCAGTTCTCTCAGGAGCCAATTACGGCCCTTGGGTTCCTCCATTCGTTGCGTTTTTGGACCCTCACCCCAACCCTGTGGGAGAAGGCTTGGGGCATTTCTTTGGTGCAATGCGCGTAGATGCTTTCAGGCCTGCAGATGATTTCAAAAACCATATGGACAATTGGATTAGCCGATTTAGAAATGCCACTCCTGTGGAAGGTCAAGAAAAGGTATTAATCCCGGGGGACCCAGAAAGAGAATTAGAACAAGAAAGAAAAGTCAATGGCATCCCATTGTTAAATGCAGTTGTAGAGGATTTACAGGCATTGGGAGACAAACTGGACGTGAACTTATAA